The genomic interval CCGCCGCGAACCCGGCGTCGGCCGCCAGCTGCTCCAGCGCGTCCCGGTCGGCCTCGGTGGCGGCCTCCAGCAACACCACCCAGGTCGGCACCGGCGACGGCGCCCACAGCTCGATCTCGTCGAAGACGGGATACGCGTGCCCGGACGCCGTGGTCCGCTCGCCGTGCGGCACCCCGTCGTGCAGCACGACCTCGCCCCAGCGCCGCCCGGAGGACGGCAGCGGGATGGACAGCACCTCGATACGGGCCGGGTCGAGCCGCCGCCCCCAGACCACCTCGGCCTCGCCCTCGGGAGACAGCCGTACGGCCGCGCTGCCGAGGTCCATGCCGAGCGGCTCACCCGCCGCGGTCGCCCCTCCCGGCACCCGCAGTCCGTACGCCTGCCAGGCCCGCCGGGCCAGCGGCCAGTCCTGGAGCGCGGTCGCGGCGATGCCGACGTTCCACCAGTCGGGTGCCCCGGTCTCCCGGTCGAGCAGCGCCACGGCACGCAGCCCGGCGGCCCGCGCCTGCTCCCAGTCGTGCCGGAACTTGTGCAGGAGGGCGAGGTTGAACCAGGACTCGGACAGCCACGGCTCCAGGTCCGCGGCACGTGTCAGCAGCGCGCCCGCGTCCTCGTACCGACCGTCGCCGATCAGCGTGAACGCGCGGTCCGTGGCCTGCCGCCAGGAGGCGGAGGGCCGGTGCCGTCCCTTGCCGAAGATCCTCACGATTCCCGCCTGCCGGTTCCGTCGAGTGGGCTGGCTGTGCCCCCGGACACCCTCTCTCTCGCATCCAACCACGTGCGCTTGGAAGGGCGCTCATTACCCATGGGTTACCCCGTCACGGGCGAGGTCAGACAGTCTCTCGACAGTACCCGGGCCAGCGCTTCCACGACCTCCGGAGCGTAGTCCCCCGCGGTGCCCAGGCGCAGCTCCTCGAGCGCCGTCAATGGCCCGCCCGGTCCGGCGTCCCGCGCCTTCTCCTCGTAGGCGTTGACGGCCCGCACGATCCGCGCCGCGAGCGGCTGCTCCCGGCAGGGGTCGGCCTGCCGCTCCACGACCACGGCGACGGCCGCGTCGACGCCCGTCTGCCGTACGACGGCCCCGCCGAGCAGCGCGATGCGGCGCTGCTCGGCGAGGGGCAGGGCGGCGGTGGCTCCCGCGGGGACCGGGTCGACGAGGCTCAGCTGACCGATGTCGTGCATGAGGGCGGCGTATTCCAGGACGGTGAGCTCGGGCCGGGACATCCCCAGGTCGCGCCCGACCTCCCGGCTGAGCGCGGCGACCCTGCGGGCGTGCCCGGCGGGCGTGTACCCGGCGATCTCGGTGGCGCGGGCGAGGGAGGCGATGGTCTGCCGGTAGGTGCAGCGGACGGCGGCGTACCGGCGGACGGAGAGCTGGGTGAGCAGCAGCGGCACCGAGAAGACGGGCAGCGCCCACAGTCCCGCGACGGCCACCGCGAGCGCCATCACGGCCCCGGTGGCGACGACGGCGGACCCGATGCCGAGCAGGGCACGCAGCTCGTCCCGGAGCAGCGGGCCGAAGGGCCAGCGGGTGCGGGAGTGCGCGAGGGCGGCCGCGAGCACGGCGTCGCACAGCGCGGTCAGCGAGAGCAGGGCGAGCAGGAGCAGGGCGTAGGCGGGTCCGTCCCACTGTGTGAACGTGCCCTGGTTGTAGAGGGGTTGGAAGCACACGGCGGCGAACCCGACGGTGAGGACACGGCGGGCGAGCTGGTCGGCGGTGGGGCCCTGGCCGCGTCCGACGTGCGGCACGCTGCCGACGAGGGAGGCGGCGAGGACGACGGTGACGACCTGGGCTGCGCCGTGCTGCGTGGGCGTGCTGGCGTTCTCGCCGAGCAGGGCGTACGACAGCGCCCCGGCGGCACCGAGCGGGGCGGCCTCCCTGACGTGGGGGCCGCTGCGCCGGTTGAGTTCACCGACGGTGATCAGCATGCCGAAGGCGAGGGCGGTGCCGCGCTCCTCGAGACCGGTCCACAGGACGGAGGCGAGGGAGCCGAGGGCGAGGAGGGCGGCGCAGGTATGGACGAGGGTGAGGAGCGGCGGCCGGCGGAGCGTCCTGGGCGCGCTCACCGGCGTACCCCCGGCCGCCCCGCGCTGGTCGGTCGGGGATGTGGCACACCAGCCTCGTCCACCTCGTCCGCCTCGTCCGCGGTCACCGCCGGATGCCAGCCGTGCCGGGACAGGGCGCGGACGAGGGCCGTCACCATCCGCGGGTCGAACTGGCTGCCCGCGCACCGCTCCAGCTCCTCCAGCGCGGTCCCGACGGGCCGGGCGCGCCGGTAGGAGCGGGTGGACGTCATGGCGTCGAAGGCGTCGGCCACGGCCACCACCCGTGCCGACTCCGGAATCTGGCCGCCCCTGAGTCCGTACGGGTACCCGCTCCCGTCCAGTCGTTCGTGGTGGTGCAGGACGGCGGCCCTGGCCTCCCCGAGGAAGGAGATGCCCCGGACCATCTCGTGCCCGTACTCGGGATGCAGCTCGATGACCCGCCGCTCCTCCGGCGTCAGCGGGCCGTCCTTCCTGAGCAGCCGCGTCGGCACCCCGAGCTTCCCCACGTCGTGCAGGATCCCGGCGAACCGCAGCACCTCGATGCGGGCGTCGTCCATGCCGAGCTCCCGCGCGATCATCATCGACGCCTGTCCGACCCGCTCGCTGTGCCCGCGCGTGTACTCGTCCTTGATGTCGACGGCCTGCACCAGCGCCCGGATGGTGGCCTGGTGGGCGGCCCGCTCCCGGTGGTACTGCGCGAACACCCACCCCGACACACACATCGGCAGCAGCACGAGCAACGCGGCGACGGGACCGTAGGGACTGCGCCACAGCACGGCC from Streptomyces sp. CC0208 carries:
- a CDS encoding HD-GYP domain-containing protein produces the protein MEAVPARARAYVACVAVAALLCLLPLPAVRTPWWALALLAALSAGCEQAAARWRFAGTFYPVLLAGAFLLPPPAAALVALPGALLSPVERRPRGLRRLWRAAQLAVSVWAAARVHGAMGGPDAVESSDFPYALAPAGVAVLVFCLVLSLLDGGILALAERIPVRRSWRGLFLRSLAPVAVHGLAGLMMAVLWRSPYGPVAALLVLLPMCVSGWVFAQYHRERAAHQATIRALVQAVDIKDEYTRGHSERVGQASMMIARELGMDDARIEVLRFAGILHDVGKLGVPTRLLRKDGPLTPEERRVIELHPEYGHEMVRGISFLGEARAAVLHHHERLDGSGYPYGLRGGQIPESARVVAVADAFDAMTSTRSYRRARPVGTALEELERCAGSQFDPRMVTALVRALSRHGWHPAVTADEADEVDEAGVPHPRPTSAGRPGVRR
- a CDS encoding HD domain-containing protein, which gives rise to MSAPRTLRRPPLLTLVHTCAALLALGSLASVLWTGLEERGTALAFGMLITVGELNRRSGPHVREAAPLGAAGALSYALLGENASTPTQHGAAQVVTVVLAASLVGSVPHVGRGQGPTADQLARRVLTVGFAAVCFQPLYNQGTFTQWDGPAYALLLLALLSLTALCDAVLAAALAHSRTRWPFGPLLRDELRALLGIGSAVVATGAVMALAVAVAGLWALPVFSVPLLLTQLSVRRYAAVRCTYRQTIASLARATEIAGYTPAGHARRVAALSREVGRDLGMSRPELTVLEYAALMHDIGQLSLVDPVPAGATAALPLAEQRRIALLGGAVVRQTGVDAAVAVVVERQADPCREQPLAARIVRAVNAYEEKARDAGPGGPLTALEELRLGTAGDYAPEVVEALARVLSRDCLTSPVTG